In Lactuca sativa cultivar Salinas chromosome 5, Lsat_Salinas_v11, whole genome shotgun sequence, the DNA window tttattaaattaaaattccatatttaatatgtaaggtaatatatatgtaagatatttattacaaaaaatatttatatatgtaatgtatccaatacattaaagtctcattaattttaataattcaaaaaaattcttttttttataaattcaaacttttcaaattgttaaaattttatatttaattttttttaaataaaccatttatttatataataaatgagTCTCACACCTAATTTTTATTATACATAGCATAAAACTTTGTTCACAAATACGCGtttaatcaaaaaaataaaaaaggtaaTATGTCATATAACATTATCGCTATTCTCTAACGCGTTACCTACAATTTTTATACACAATCAAATTCAGATCCACCGACTCCAAACCCTCTTCAATACCTTAAACCAAGAAATCCATACGTCTACAACCAAAATCATCTCTCCAGATCTTCGGCATCAAATTCTCCCTCTAAATCTCCGGCTACAATGGCTTCATCACCGGCGATTCTTCCCATCTCAAACCAACAGACCATTTCCACCGGTGAATCCCAGGCGCCCGTTTCCACCCCTGCAGTCCGTGCTTTTATCAACACCGTCACCGAAAACGTCCGATCTGGACTCTCCAGTCGCCGTCCATGGTCTGAACTCGTCGACCGCTCAGCGTTCTCCAAACCTGATTCCATAACCGACGCCGCTGGCCGGATCCGAAAGAACTATTCATACTTCCGCGTTAACTATATCACCATCATCGCCGCTGTCCTCGGGTTCTCGCTCCTCACAAATCCTTTCTCTCTGATCATCCTCGTCGGCCTCCTCGCCGCCTGGCTCTTCCTCTACCTCTTCCGTCCCTCCGATCCGCCGTTGGTGATCTTCGGCCGTACATTCTCCGAGCGTGAAACCCTAGGCCTGTTGATTATCTCGAGCATCGTCGTGATCTTTCTCACAAGTGTCGGATCTGTACTGATCTCCGCGTTGCTTCTTGGAACGGCGGTTGTTTCTGCTCATGGTGCTTTCAGGACTCCAGAAGATCTATTCCTTGATGAACAAGAGCCTGGTGCTTCCACCGGATTTCTCTCGTTCCTAAGCGGCGCCGCCTCCAGTGCGGCCGTTTCTGCCGCGCCAGTGGTTGCTGCTGCTCGTGTCTGAGTCGATCCCTAAATCGGTTTGATCCAAACTATGCTTTGTTTTGTCAATTTGAAAAGATTAACTGTATTATGATCGATTGTTAGATTGTGCAGCACTGAGTCATCGTTCATAAAATTTGTGTCTAGTTGATTACCAATTCGGTTTATATTTTTGATGTGTATTTTACTTACTTTTGTTATAAACATGATATTTTGATCTACATTTTCAATCTTTGTCATTCTCGTATCCCATTCTAATTGAACTTGAACAGCCATATGCTTGCATTGTAAATGGCGATAAAATATTTTGATTGAATTGTGATTGAGAACATTTGTCTTTTAGATTTATTAGCTTCAGAATTATCAACATATATTTCCacgtatatttattttattattaatctGTATTGAATAGTATGTATCGGATAACTGGTTTCAACCAAAGCCAAATAATATGTTGTATTTTCGGATTGAATGGTTTAAAAAATCGACTAACTTTTGTTAACTCTTGAAGGAACCATATTGTGAAAATCGATGTAAATTGAATTGTAATTCAATTTTTTTGAAACGGATTTTACTTTAGTTTGGATGATTCTTGTGGAATAAGCATGCGATTCCTGTATTTTGCTTTTCTTTGGTTTGTTGCATATTCAATATTATCGTGTTAGAGGTTTTTTTTTTCCTTGATTTTTGAAGTTGGGATTTTTCTGTTGAGGGTTATAGATTTTTTGAGTTGTATTTGAAATTGGATTTTCATGGAGTTGTAGGTCAGGGTTCATTCATTTTCTTTTGCAGGTATAGGGTTTAGGGAGTTTCTGGTTTTGTTCATTGATTTTTTTCCCGTGTTATatttttaaattgattttttGAGTTGCTGAATGTGGTGAATGGTGGTGTTGTAAGGAGGTGATGGGTGGTGAACTTTGTTTTGACCATGGATGGTCTATGTGGCCAAACAACCTGCAAATCAGCTATCGATGGCTGCCGGGTGCACAAAAAACACAAGAAAACCGGTTTTGAAAAAAAAGCCGCGTTAGGATAAAACCGGTTTTATACAACTGATTCTGTTAAGAACTTATCTGCTGGGTTGAGATTTTATGCATGTAACTGGTTAGGcttttttccttttaaaaatccCGGTCTTCTAGGTATTAAAAAATGGGTTCAATAAATGGATAATGATTTAAAGGGTAAAATATTTTTTGATTCTATATTttttcattgaattgttcaaaaaaCATCCTTATGTCTTGCTATCGGAGGTTTAGCTGATTTTTGCCACATTTAACAATTTCGGTGAGGCTCCAGTCATCTTCTCCAAACGATGCTCCAGTCATCTTTTCCGGCCAACATTTTTTTTCCTGGTAAATtgtaacacacacacaaacaagaTTTTGATTTTTAGATCTAAAATACATATCACATTCATATTTTGATTTTCAGATTAAGAACAAACGAACAATAGATCTGGATTTTTGAAATCTATTAGAGCATCATATATGAGACAAAGAATTGTGATGAAAATCACCGACTCGTTTCATGTTATCTTGATTAGAAATCATGATGAACTTAGGGGTAGTTTGATAATGAACTGACCGGGTCAGGTCAGTAAATTTTGACTGACTCGGTCCGGTTAGGCCGTTTGGTAGAGCCCCAAATTGGCTTACTCGGTCAGCAATAGCAGATCAATCTCGTGACCCGGTAAGTGAAAAAGATGTAGCTGACCAGTAAGGAAACCCATTTGCCCTGCGTCTAGGTTTGTATTATCTATTTTCTTTCTCTGTCTAGATTTCTTTTGCAATCGGTATTTGGTGTTCGCTTCATTAGTATTGGAATCGATGAACTTGTGTGCGTGTCTGGTACCcaacaaaaaattcaaaatcGCAGCCTCTTCTTTTTCGTGGTCTTAGAAATTAACACACCAGTCCTCCAATCAATCCCCAAAAGATTCGATATTCACCTTCTTTCCCTTCAATTGATAAGTTGGTCGGAGATGGTGATGTTGCGTCTGGTGGTGGGTGATAAGGAGATGTGGTGAATTTTGGTGGGTTAAGGTGTGTAATGGTGATGAATGTCAATCAAGATGGTGGTGGTTTGGTTGTTATTTATGGCGGTAATATGGTGATGATAGTTGTCGGTTTGATGGTGACCGGTGGTGTTGTTAGTGTTGGTATGGTGTTTTGTAGTGGCTATAAAGGAGGAATAAGGATGTAAGTGGCCGATGATGGTGTAATCAGGCTCAACACTCATTTTGACCAAAAAAATCAAGCTCACAATCAGAGCTCAAACACTCCTCTTGACAATCAATATTTGGTGTAGACCTAAATGATTCTCAAGGGTTGAATCTTTTTATTAGCTATGTGAATTGATGGATGGATGTTGTTACTTGTAGTAATTCTTTCTAGGTTTGTGATTCCATTTCTTTAGTAATGATGTGCCATTTGATTTTAGGGTATATGTAAGCTTGTAAACTTATACTCTGAATCAAGCTCACAATCAGAGCTTAAACACTACATCTCAAACACTCCTCTTGACAATCTATATTTGGTGTAGACCTAAATGATTCTCGAGGGTTGAATCCTTTTATTAGCTATGTGAATTGATAGATAGATGATGTTACTTGTAATTATTTTCTAGGTTTGTGATTCCATCTCTGTTTACCACAATTCTCAATAGTTGTATTATTAGAAAATTGTGCTCAATGGTTGTGttgtttaaactatgtatgaactATAGTCAATTCAATGATATTGTCATTTGAATGAGCTCCttttgaacaaaaaaaaatatacattttatggTTGATCATACCTTCAATATTCATGTTTCTtgaattaatttatttgtttgttGTATCATAAACTCCCATCAAAACATATCTAAACGGTGAATTCATGGTTGGATCAAAGTTTATTGCCTTTTCTGAAATCAAGAATAAAATTCATTGTTATTTTTTACGCTATATAAAGTTTTCCATTAAggggtaatatggtcatttttcATTATTAATCATAGTCAGTCAGAGATATAACCAAACAACATGGTTTCAGTCAGATGCAGACTCAGTCAGAAGTTCTAACTTGTTC includes these proteins:
- the LOC111890732 gene encoding PRA1 family protein B4; translation: MASSPAILPISNQQTISTGESQAPVSTPAVRAFINTVTENVRSGLSSRRPWSELVDRSAFSKPDSITDAAGRIRKNYSYFRVNYITIIAAVLGFSLLTNPFSLIILVGLLAAWLFLYLFRPSDPPLVIFGRTFSERETLGLLIISSIVVIFLTSVGSVLISALLLGTAVVSAHGAFRTPEDLFLDEQEPGASTGFLSFLSGAASSAAVSAAPVVAAARV